From a single Lolium rigidum isolate FL_2022 chromosome 7, APGP_CSIRO_Lrig_0.1, whole genome shotgun sequence genomic region:
- the LOC124672326 gene encoding gamma-aminobutyrate transaminase 1, mitochondrial, giving the protein MIARGLLRSNASSQASKLVKYLTATGSVQGHADSLANASVRHFSSAPSPQSNSTEENGFKGHGMLAPFTAGWQSSDVHPLIIDRSEGSYVYDNNGNKYLDSLAGLWCTALGGSEPRLVKAATDQLNKLPFYHSFWNRTTKPTLDLADDLLSMFTARKMGKAFFTNSGSEANDSQVKLVWYYNNALGRPDKKKFIARSKAYHGSTLISASLTGLPALHQKFDLPAPFVLHTDCPHYWRFHLPGETEEEFATRLANNLENLILKEGPETIAAFIAEPVMGAGGVIPPPKTYFDKVQAVVKKYDILFIVDEVITAFGRLGTMFGSDMYNIKPDLVTLAKALSSAYVPIGATLVSPEIADVIDSQSNKLGSFAHGFTYSGHPVACAVAIEALKIYRERNIPDHVKQIAPRFQEGTKAFAGSPIVGEIRGVGLILGTEFADNKSRDSPFPAEWGVGAIFGQECQKRGMLVRVAGDSIMMSPPLTITADEVDELVSIYGKAMKATEERVAELKSKKN; this is encoded by the exons ATGATTGCGCGCGGCCTGCTCCGATCCAATGCGTCCTCGCAG GCAAGCAAACTAGTGAAGTATTTAACCGCCACCGGGAGTGTACAAGGGCATGCAGATAGTTTGGCAAATGCATCAGTCAGACATTTCAGTTCAGCGCCGTCTCCTCAGTCAAATTCAACTGAAGAAAATGG GTTTAAGGGGCATGGCATGTTGGCCCCATTCACAGCTGGATGGCAGAGCAGCGATGTGCACCCGCTGATTATTGACAGATCTGAG GGTTCTTATGTTTATGACAACAATGGGAATAAGTATCTAGATTCTCTTGCTGGTCTATGGTGTACAGCTTTAG GTGGTAGTGAGCCTCGATTAGTCAAAGCTGCAACTGACCAATTAAATAAGTTACCCTTCTATCACTCATTTTGGAATCGTACAACCAAGCCAACATTG GATCTCGCAGATGACCTTCTTAGCATGTTCACTGCAAGGAAAATGGGAAAGGCGTTCTTCACAAATAGTGGTTCAGAAGCAAATGACTCGCAG GTCAAACTAGTATGGTATTATAACAATGCATTGGGGAGGCCAGACAAGAAAAAGTTTATTGCACGATCAAAAGC ATATCACGGATCGACATTGATATCAGCTAGTCTCACTGG TCTTCCTGCCCTGCACCAGAAGTTTGATCTACCCGCACCTTTTGTTCTGCACACAGACTGCCCTCACTACTGGCGCTTCCATCTTCCCG GTGAGACAGAAGAAGAATTTGCCACAAGACTTGCAAATAATTTGGAGAATCTTATCCTTAAGGAAGGACCAGAAACA ATTGCTGCGTTCATTGCTGAGCCTGTCATGGGTGCTGGCGGTGTCATCCCGCCTCCAAAGACTTATTTTGATAAG GTTCAAGCAGTGGTTAAGAAGTATGACATCCTTTTCATAGTAGACGAG GTCATTACCGCATTTGGAAGGTTGGGAACCATGTTTGGATCTGATATGTATAACATCAAGCCAGATCTAGTCACCTTGGCCAAG GCTCTTTCATCTGCCTATGTCCCCATTGGTGCAACTCTTGTTAGCCCTGAAATAGCAGATGTGATTGATTCTCAGAGCAATAAGCTTG GTTCATTTGCTCATGGCTTTACATACTCTGGTCATCCAGTTGCTTGCGCTGTCGCCATTGAAGCGCTGAAAATCTATCG GGAAAGGAATATTCCTGATCATGTGAAGCAAATTGCTCCGCGCTTCCAGGAGGGAACAAAGGCCTTTGCAGGAAGCCCAATCGTTGGGGAG ATCCGTGGTGTAGGGTTGATACTTGGAACTGAATTTGCTGACAATAAATCACGAGATAGTCCATTCCCTGCAGAATGGG GCGTTGGTGCTATCTTCGGACAGGAGTGCCAGAAGCGTGGCATGCTGGTTAGGGTTGCCGGAGACAGCATTATGATGTCGCCGCCATTGACAATTACAGCCGACGAAGTAGATGAG CTAGTGAGCATATATGGGAAAGCTATGAAGGCCACTGAGGAGAGAGTGGCCGAGCTCAAATCCAAGAAAAATTAG
- the LOC124671344 gene encoding uncharacterized protein LOC124671344: MAADDARRVALLFMLLCGAAARHASAGDGALLNGNFEYPPNRSQMNGTTVTGEHAIPYWRITGLVEYIDSGKSLGPGDMVLAVPEGVHALRLGNGASVRQQLSVTRGAYYSVTFSASRTCAQAERLNLSVVPIGGDEAATPASAIPIQTVYSASGWDSYAWAFRAERGIVTFVIHHGDEGVDDPACGPIVDAVAIKKLRAPSDTGGGGGNLLRNGDFEEGPYIIPGTACGVLVPPMDEDDVSPLPGWMVMSYSKVAKYVDAAHYAVPGGARAVELVVGSEVALVQEVDTVPGAACRMEFSVGDARDGCVACAPELPPMRVVAAATGAQGTVTVEYPSRGTGGHMRGKLEFTAQGNRTRVVLYSSGYHTMADTTGTLCGPVVDDVSLVCACKPPPTRRLLRR; the protein is encoded by the exons ATGGCGGCCGACGATGCGCGCCGAGTCGCGCTGCTCTTCATGCTCCTCTGCGGGGCAGCTGCCCGACATGCTTCCGCCGGAGACG GCGCGCTGCTGAACGGCAACTTCGAGTACCCGCCCAACAGGTCCCAGATGAACGGCACGACGGTGACGGGCGAGCACGCCATCCCCTACTGGAGGATCACCGGCCTCGTCGAGTACATCGACTCCGGCAAGAGCCTGGGCCCCGGCGACATGGTCCTGGCGGTGCCGGAGGGCGTGCACGCGCTgcgcctcggcaacggcgcctccGTGCGGCAGCAGCTCAGCGTAACCCGCGGTGCCTACTACTCCGTCACCTTCAGCGCCTCGCGCACCTGCGCGCAGGCCGAGCGGCTCAACCTCTCCGTCGTCCCCATTggcggcgacgaggcggcgacgccGGCCAGCGCCATCCCCATCCAGACCGTGTACAGCGCCAGCGGCTGGGACTCATACGCCTGGGCCTTCCGCGCCGAGCGGGGAATCGTCACCTTCGTCATCCACCACGGCGACGAGGGCGTGGACGACCCGGCCTGCGGCCCCATCGTCGACGCCGTCGCCATCAAGAAGCTCCGCGCGCCTAGCGacaccgggggcggcggcggaaacCTGCTGAGGAACGGGGACTTCGAGGAGGGACCCTATATCATCCCGGGGACGGCGTGCGGGGTGCTGGTGCCGCCCATGGACGAGGACGACGTGTCGCCGCTGCCGGGCTGGATGGTCATGTCCTACTCCAAGGTGGCCAAGTACGTCGACGCCGCGCACTACGCGGTGCCAGGCGGCGCGCGGGCCGTGGAGCTGGTGGTCGGCTCGGAGGTGGCGCTGGTGCAGGAGGTGGACACCGTGCCGGGAGCGGCGTGCAGGATGGAGTTCTCCGTCGGGGATGCCCGGGACGGGTGCGTGGCGTGCGCGCCGGAGCTGCCGCCCATGCGCGTGGTGGCGGCGGCCACGGGGGCGCAGGGGACGGTCACCGTCGAGTATCCGTCCCGGGGCACGGGCGGGCACATGCGCGGCAAGCTCGAGTTCACGGCGCAGGGGAACCGGACGAGAGTGGTGCTCTATAGCTCGGGATATCATACCATGGCCGACACCACCGGCACGCTCTGTGGGCCCGTCGTCGACGATGTCTCGCTCGTTTGCGCTTGCAAGCCGCCGCCTACTCGCCGGCTGCTACGTCGCTAG